CCGACGTCGCTGCGCACCGCGATCAACTGGTACCGGGCCATGCCGCTGGTCAACCCGCGCGCCGCCCGCACGCCGGTACGCCGCCCGACGTTGTTCGTGTGGTCCGATGGCGACGTGGCCATCTCCCGGCAGGCGGCGCAGCGCTGCGCTCGCCACGTCCAGGGGCCCTACACCTTCGTGACGTTGGCCGGAGTGAGCCACTGGATCCCCGACCAGGCCCCCAGCGAGCTCGCCGAGCTGTTGGTGCCGCACCTGCGGCTCTGGCCCGCCATCGCCCCCCGCTGATGACCGGGCGCACGCCGGCGGGATGACCAGCCGTCCGTCGTCGTCCACACGGACGGCGCCGATGTCGTTGGGTGAGGTGCCCGCCAAGGTCTCCTCCAGTTCGGCCGCACCCGCCGGTTCGCGGACCAGATGGCAGAACTCCTCGCCACTGTTGGAGGGTGATCCTCGTAGGTGCCTCCCAGCAGTGCCGGAACGCGGTGTCGTCGCCGCTCTTGCGGGCCTTGGCCAGGTGGTCGTTCCACTGACCACCGGAACACCGATCGGGTGGCCCTCAATCCGGATTGTGGAATGCCCTGAACGCAATGACTGCGACTGCGGGATGGTTGGTGATATTTTTCCTTCCGGTACACGCCGAGATGGATGTGGAATTCTCATGCCGGAAGTCACGCTCGCGGTCACCAGCGGTGACGGAAGCGGAAATGTCGGCGCTCTCTTCCGCTGGCTGCGGTCCGACCTTCGGGTCCAATACGGCCTCAAACCCGAACTTCGTTCCGAGGCGGTCCCTGAGGGGACCATGGGGGCCGCGGACCTGATCCATGTGGTGCTCGACCATGGCGAGGCCATCGCCGCGCTCGCCACGGCCGTGGCGGCGTGGTTCGGCACTCTCCGTCGCAGACCCGCGCTGCGCGTCGAGCGTGACGGCGTCGTCGTCACGCTCGCCGACGTGTCGGAGGAACGCCTGCGCTCCGTCCTCAACGAGCTCCTCACGGGCCTTCCGGCCGAACCCGCCGAGAACGAAGGAGGGGAGGAAGAACGGGATGAGCCTGCATGACATGCGCCCCCGGCAGGCGGATCCGGTCAGGTCACGGGCCGTCCTGATCGGCACGCACACCTACGAGCACGAATCGCTCCCCGCCCTGCCCGCCGTGGAACACAACCTCCTCGAACTCCAACGTGCGCTCACGGATCCGGCCATCTGGGGACTTCCGGCCCAAAACTGCGCCGTTGTGTCGCAGAAGAAAGACGCCGCCGAGATCCTGGACATCATCCAGCGCGCCGGGGAGCAGGCCACCGACACGCTTCTGGTCTACTACGCCGGTCACGGCCTGATGGGAACGCGCGAAGGTCAACTCTGGCTCACCCTCCCGCATTCACGTGCGCGCAAGCACGCCACCGTGCTCCACTATGACTGGATCGCCGATGTTCTGCGGAACAGTCACGCTAAGTGGAAGACGGTGATCCTGGACTGCTGTTATAGCGGGCAGGCGTTCGCCGGCAACACCCTGGGCCCGTCGGAGTTCGCCGACTGGGCGCAGGTCAGAGGGTCGTTCGTCATGACGTCGGCCGCCCAGGACGCGTTGGCCGGCGCTCCCTTCCGCGACCGCCCGACCGTGTTCACCGGCGCCCTCCTCTCGGTCCTGGACAACGGGATCCCGAACGGGCCGCCGCTGCTGGACATGGCGACCGTCTTCGCGGCGGTGCGCGGACGGCTGGTGGCCGACAACCACCCCATTCCCCAGCAGGGCAATCAAGACATGGGCGGATCCAGCATCATCTTCCGCAACCGGTGGCACGGCGCCCCGGCTCGTGCGGACACCGCCCTCGACGCCTCCTCGGCCGATCTGAACGGCTGGGGCGTCCCCGACCCGGCCGAAGGCTGGAAGTGGCAGGCCGACGCGTTCCGGTGGGGGCCGTTCCGCGCGCCGCTGATCATCGTGGAGGGCGACGGCACCAGCGTCATCGGGGAGGACTCCGTTCGCCTGATCGTGCAGGACGACCCCATCGAGCTGCCCGACGAGCTGGCCGAGTGGCGCGCCGAGATCGA
The DNA window shown above is from Thermomonospora umbrina and carries:
- a CDS encoding effector-associated constant component EACC1, producing MPEVTLAVTSGDGSGNVGALFRWLRSDLRVQYGLKPELRSEAVPEGTMGAADLIHVVLDHGEAIAALATAVAAWFGTLRRRPALRVERDGVVVTLADVSEERLRSVLNELLTGLPAEPAENEGGEEERDEPA
- a CDS encoding caspase family protein yields the protein MSLHDMRPRQADPVRSRAVLIGTHTYEHESLPALPAVEHNLLELQRALTDPAIWGLPAQNCAVVSQKKDAAEILDIIQRAGEQATDTLLVYYAGHGLMGTREGQLWLTLPHSRARKHATVLHYDWIADVLRNSHAKWKTVILDCCYSGQAFAGNTLGPSEFADWAQVRGSFVMTSAAQDALAGAPFRDRPTVFTGALLSVLDNGIPNGPPLLDMATVFAAVRGRLVADNHPIPQQGNQDMGGSSIIFRNRWHGAPARADTALDASSADLNGWGVPDPAEGWKWQADAFRWGPFRAPLIIVEGDGTSVIGEDSVRLIVQDDPIELPDELAEWRAEIERDQRERRERGDDFFWNGNRYAIDKVSVSRHPTTESPEVSLRLKPSDYYSFLAVQQHDREFADGTTPRSRYLDPYRPVDVPAFMSSSLGTNIAVVTADNKMIFSRRSQNVGSHPGHWNSSANEALSRDIDSQARNAPNLYDVARRGLREELGLERHEYRLSLLAITVDRRNQWGALFTARLTSLTSDQFLARRSRGVADKYEHDEHALVPFEVADIVEFMFCEERRTLWAATAPAVFFLALVYQYGRTVVEDESLRTFARLRARER